Within the Acinetobacter radioresistens DSM 6976 = NBRC 102413 = CIP 103788 genome, the region TTTATATTTTGAACCACTTCTGGTTTAGGAACAAAACTGTCGCGTCTTTCTATATTAATAAAATACTTTGCATATTTATCCATGAAGAATGATGCAATAGCAAAAATAGCAAATGTATTGGCCAGATAAATGTGTGGAACTTGATCTGCCCTGAATATAAAAAGGAATAGCCACATACCTATAGGCGTTAAAGTCATATAAGCTAAATCGAACCAGCTGCTCATATTTACTTTTACTTTTGCTTTTAAGCGGCAAAGCGTATCGAAAAGAGTAATTAAAGCAAAAATAAACCATACATTCATAAGTAAAAAGAATGCAAGCTCATAAGTCAGGTCACCTTTTTCTCCAGACATTCCCATGCTGACCAGCGTAACTGGCATGAGACTATAAGCGATAGACAGCAAACCAATACGGGTAATGTTACCTGTAACAGTACTTGAGAGATGTTTTTCCCAGCGTAAAAAATAAGTCCGGATCATGGCGATATATCTTTAGAAATAAATCAGATTAAAAAAACTGTTGTATTATGGTAAAAAAAGATACTTTTTGCACGAGAATTGAATAATTTTTGTGTATCTAATACATAAAAATTTTTAACATTTTGATAATAAGGCTAAAAATATTAAGTCATTATTTTTTCACAGAGATTAATACTTGTTACAAGAAGGGGCAGGGAGCTTATACAGAAAGTTAAGGACAAGGATCCATTTTCATTTATAAATTAAAACAATAAGCATATAAAGAAATAAGGTGATATATCTATGACTACTTCTAAAAATTAAATATATATATTTTATATAATTAACTGTTTATCAAAGTTAACTTTGATTTTTAAAACTTGTTGATTTGAATTTAGTCTAATACTGATTTTCACGATAGATCAAGTCACTTGCGTTATTTTGAAACATATCAAATAAAGGAATATTCAATCATGAAGAGAATGACAAGCATAATTTGGATTGGGTTAAGTTTGGGAGCATGCTCAACAATACCAGAATCAGAGTACCAAACAGCTGAAGTATATAAATCTTTAGGTTCCAGACAATGTGAACAAATTGACAGGACGAAGAATATCGTAGCGATGAAGCAGCAGTTAGTTCAAAACCAGATTAAAGTCCTCTCTTCTTATATTACTGATGACGGTCAGATACGGATTTCTCTCTGCGGTGCATCAGACGGTAAAATTGTAGTATTTAAAATTCCTGCTAATAAAATACAGCAGGCCCAAACTTTTGGCTTTCAGGATTTGAACCTGCTGAAGCACTGACTAATTTGAAACTGTATAAAATGACTTTTGCTACAGAGATGTATTTGGAGTACTTCTTCATTTACGTGCTGAAAAATAGCAGGCGCTTTATATTATAGAACTTATTTCTAAACAATTTAGCCTAAGTAAAATTAAATCATCCACATCAGACAATATCTAAATTTGACAACAGACAAACAAAAATAATTTTAAAATTCAAGCATAAAATGAATTAAGATTCATAAATTCCATCTTAGAAACCACTGTAAATGTAACAAAATATTTTATTTTTATTTCTTTAAAATTGAAAAATATATTTAAAATGAAATATATATTCTATTTTTAGGTGCATTAAGAAATATATAGAATAATCAGTTCTCTAATACAGATTGAAATGAATTTCCTTTTTCGTTAAGTTCTGTAAGCAAATAATTTATAAAATTTAATAGAAAAGGGGACAATAGCATGAAAGGGATGAAGGTGAAGAGTAGTGTCTGGCATCTACAAAGTGATGCCAGCCAAAAATTTAAACAAGCTTTAGTAGAAAATTAAAAATAGTTTTTATATTTCAGCTTTTTAAATTTCTAAATATCTTATTAGAGTTATTTAAAAATTTTATCTAGAAAGCTGAACAATAACAATTAGATCTGAATACTCAGCAAATCTTTAGTAATATGGATATTAAAGTTATGGATAAACTTATTAATTTACGGTCAAAACATTTGGTACTTGCTGTAAGTAGCATGGCAGTCATGTCGCTAGCACATGCAGGAGAGAACACAACAGAAATAGAACAATTACGTCAGGAAGTAAAAGAGCTGCGAACTTTACTAAATGCCTCACTACAACAGCCTGCTGTAACTCTTAAGCCCCAGAGTGATGTGACACCTCAGGTCAAAACTACCCCTTTAAATACATCCCAATCTGTTAAAACAAATATATTGCCTTCCGGAGCTGAAGTGAATCTTTATGGTTATATTCGTGCTGACGCTTCTTACCAGACGGAAGGCGCGGCAACCATGTATAACAATATTAGTGGAGTACCGCTTAAAGATACAGTAGAAGCAACTAATCAAAAAGATCGCTTGAGAACTACCGTTAATGTGACACGCCTAGGCCTGAACTTTAAGACACCCACCTCTATTGGTGATATTGGCGGTAAACTCGAAATGGACTTTTTCGGAGGTTCAACCCGAGACCAGTTCCGTATACGTCATGCGTACTTAACTTATGATAAATGGCTAGTTGGTCAGACTTGGTCGACCTTTGTTGCACCAGAATACATACCAGATACTGTAGACGCAGCAACATTTGTGGGAGGAGCCTTACAGCGTTCTCCATTAATTCGTTATAGTGATCAGCTTTCTGAAAATACTAATTATGCCATCAGTATAGAAGACCCGAAATATACTGAAGCGACTGATCCGGCTAACAGAATGCGTATGCCAGCCCTTGTCGGACGTTTGAACCATAAGTTTGCTGATGGCTCAACGATTTCCGGCCGTAGCTTTATTGCAGAGAAAAAAACCGGTGAAGATGAACAGCTGGCTTGGGGTATTGGCTTAGGCGGGAAATATCAGATTACCCCAGAGACTTTATTAAAGGCAGATTATTATCATGTAAAAGGGGATGGACGCTTCGTATTATGGAGTAACAGCGGATATGCAATTGATGAAAATAATAATATGCACAGTAATGAGTTCGATGTAATTGCTGCCGGTATTACCCATCGTTTTACGCCTAAAATCAGATCAACTTTAGGTTATGGCTATATGAAAGCTCAAGATGACAATGAATTTTCACGCTTGAAATATGACGATGCATCTCAGAACAAGCAACTCTGGCAGGGATGGATTAATGCCATGTATAACCCTTATAAGCCGGTAACTTTTGGAGTGGAATATGTTTATGGAGAGCGTGAAACTTTCAATAATCGGACCGGCGTAGATAATCGTTTCAATATGATGGCTATTTATGACTTTTAAATAGATAAAAACCAGATTTAACAACTATTTACATTAATTTATTTAAAAAAGCCCATCAATCTTATGGGCTTTTTTACCTATAAAAAACATATAGATATAAAATATAAATGATCACTTCTATCAAATGTAATTATTTTACTCATAGCTAGAAAAATTATTTTATATTTTAATAAAATAGCCTAAGTAATTTTATAAAAATTTCCAAAGAATGAAAACCTATCCCAATAATATAAATCAGATAAAAAATAAAAAATTAATTTTATAGACCGAAACCTTATTAAAAAAAGTAAATCTAGAAAGCATACTCATAACACTAAACTAAAAAAGGCACCAATACCTTAATAAACCAATAACAGAGATTGAATCTAGAAAAGCATCTGTAGCAGGCTAACTTCAGTAATCCAGTACAAATAATTATCTGGCAGTAAAGATAATAATGTCTCGTACTAAAGCTATAAGTTAGAAAAAGCAGAAAGAAAATAAAAAACAAAGACTTATAGTATTAAAACTAGCGAGTCAATATACATTAGATAGTTAATACTATTAGGCATGCATATAGATTTAATTGAATAATAGAATTTGATTTTGCTTAACGAAATTAAATTCTATATTATAGAAAAAATTGTTCTAATTCGCTCAATAATAAAATTAACTCTGTCATAAGGACCAAGATTATGAGTTTACAAGACAAGATGTCAGCTTCGGAGTGGGAAGCACGTTGCCAACTGGCTGCACTATATCGCTTGATTGCTTATTATCGCATGACTGATTTGATTGATACGCATATCAGCCTGAGAGTACCAGACCAATCTGAATACTTTCTGATTAATCAGTACGGCGTAACATTTGATAAAATGACAGCTTCTCAGCTGGTCAAAATCGATCATGATGGAAATATTGTTTCTGATTATGATCAGGGAAAACCAGTTAATGTGGCAGGTTTTGTAATTCATTCAGCCTTGCATACTGCACATACACATATAAACTGCGTAATTCATACTCATACAGCCGATGGTATTGCCGTTTCAGCGCAGAAACACGGTCTTTTACCAATTTCCCAGCATGCTTTAAAATTTTATAACCTGATGAGCTATCATGAATATGAAGGAGTGGCACTCTCTACCGATGAGCGAGAACGTTTGGTTCATGATTTAGGACAAAACCGGGTCATGATTTTAAGGAATCACGGCTTACTATCTGCAGGCGAAACCATCCAGCGTGCCTTCCATGAAATTTACTTTCTGGAAAGAGCCTGTCAGGCACAGATTAAGGCATTGGCGGGAGGATCTGAGTTACATTATCCTGCGCCCGAAGTATGTGAACGTACCGCAAGACAGTTTAACAGCTCCGCGGTAGAGCCAATTATCTTGAACGCATGGAATGCTGCACTCAGTCTGATTGAAAATCAGAAAGCAGAGTACTGTTCATGATAGTAATTTCCTGCAAAATACCTGAAATCGAGAAAATTCTACTCAAGGTCTTTCAAAAATATGCACCCGAAGGAACCTATTGTCTGCCAGAAAGTGAACAGGCACAACAGGCTACTACGGCGGCTTGCTGGTTTCCGGATATTGAACAGCTAAAACAGCTTCCCCAACTGAAAGTCATTCATTCCATTGCGGCAGGAATTGAACATCTGGATCTAAATCTTATTGACCCTTCATATCTAGTGTGTCGGGTTATTGATGAGCAGCACCAGAAGGGAATGTTTGAATATCTGTTATGGGCTGTCCTGTATTATCAGCGTCAGTTTGACCGGGCTATTAACCAGCAGAAACAGCAATTATGGAAACAGTACCGGCAATTCTCCAGTCAGGATATCCAGATTGGAGTGATGGGTCTTGGGCATATGGGGGGATATGTAGCAACCCATTTCGCACAGATGGGCTATCAGGTTTCAGGCTGGGCACGTTCCAAGAAAAACTTGCACAGAGTTCAATCATTTGCAGGAAATGAAGAGCTAGATGGCTTTTTA harbors:
- a CDS encoding DcaP family trimeric outer membrane transporter, with amino-acid sequence MDKLINLRSKHLVLAVSSMAVMSLAHAGENTTEIEQLRQEVKELRTLLNASLQQPAVTLKPQSDVTPQVKTTPLNTSQSVKTNILPSGAEVNLYGYIRADASYQTEGAATMYNNISGVPLKDTVEATNQKDRLRTTVNVTRLGLNFKTPTSIGDIGGKLEMDFFGGSTRDQFRIRHAYLTYDKWLVGQTWSTFVAPEYIPDTVDAATFVGGALQRSPLIRYSDQLSENTNYAISIEDPKYTEATDPANRMRMPALVGRLNHKFADGSTISGRSFIAEKKTGEDEQLAWGIGLGGKYQITPETLLKADYYHVKGDGRFVLWSNSGYAIDENNNMHSNEFDVIAAGITHRFTPKIRSTLGYGYMKAQDDNEFSRLKYDDASQNKQLWQGWINAMYNPYKPVTFGVEYVYGERETFNNRTGVDNRFNMMAIYDF
- a CDS encoding class II aldolase/adducin family protein is translated as MSLQDKMSASEWEARCQLAALYRLIAYYRMTDLIDTHISLRVPDQSEYFLINQYGVTFDKMTASQLVKIDHDGNIVSDYDQGKPVNVAGFVIHSALHTAHTHINCVIHTHTADGIAVSAQKHGLLPISQHALKFYNLMSYHEYEGVALSTDERERLVHDLGQNRVMILRNHGLLSAGETIQRAFHEIYFLERACQAQIKALAGGSELHYPAPEVCERTARQFNSSAVEPIILNAWNAALSLIENQKAEYCS
- a CDS encoding 2-hydroxyacid dehydrogenase, with amino-acid sequence MIVISCKIPEIEKILLKVFQKYAPEGTYCLPESEQAQQATTAACWFPDIEQLKQLPQLKVIHSIAAGIEHLDLNLIDPSYLVCRVIDEQHQKGMFEYLLWAVLYYQRQFDRAINQQKQQLWKQYRQFSSQDIQIGVMGLGHMGGYVATHFAQMGYQVSGWARSKKNLHRVQSFAGNEELDGFLAKSQILINLLPLTAQNHSILSAQVLKKLPEQACVINCGRGQHLVLPDLVAALDSGHLRGAVLDVFEREPLEQADPLWTHEKVLITPHVASHAPMSIVVEQILENDRRYKEHKPLNHQIDSARGY